The following DNA comes from Pelagicoccus enzymogenes.
TCGTCGTCTAGCTCAGCCCTTAGACAACCCAATTACCTCGTACCGGACATGCTAAACCTCCCAGAAAACATCTCCCGTTCCCTGCGGAACGGTCTTATCTGTACCCTTGTCTTTTTTGCCGCCAACGTTGGATACGCATTAGGCGATGCGTCCTACGTGACGCGGAGCAAGGAAAGCTCAGGCCTGCAACTGGCCGCCCATGGCAAGTTGATCGACCTCTATGTGGACTCCGAGGACCATTGGGGCCTCGTCCGCGCCGTCGGCGATTTACAAGCTGACTTCGAAAAGGTTACCGGAACGCAGCCCAAGCTCGAGCACTCGCCGAGCAAGCTTGGAAAAACGGCGGTCATCGTCGGTACGATCGGTAAGTCTGCCCTCATCGATCGACTGGTCTCGGATGGCAAAATCGATATTTCTGAGGTGCGAGGGAAATGGGAAGCCTACCACATCGAGCTCGTCGACCAGCCCGCCAAAGGCTTGCAAAAGGCCCTCGTAATCGCTGGCAGCGACATGAGGGGCGCGATCTTCGGAGTCTACGACCTCTCCGAACAGATTGGCGTATCGCCCTGGCACTGGTGGGCGGATGTCCCCGCTACCAAGAGCTCCACGCTCTGGGTCAAAAACGGCACCCGAATCCAAGACGCTCCCAAGGTTCAGTACCGAGGCATATTTCTGAATGACGAAGCGCCCGCGTTGACCGGTTGGGTGCATGAGAACTACGGCAACTACACGCACGAGTTTTACGTCCATGTATTCGAGCTATTGTTACGGCTCAAATCCAACTTTCTATGGCCGGCCATGTGGAACAACGCATTCGCCGACGACGACGAGCAAAACATGATCTTGGCGCACAAGTACGGAATTGTCATGAGTACCTCGCACCACGAGCCGATGATGCGAGCAGACAAGGAATGGGACCGCCACGGGGAAGGTCCTTGGGACTACGCTCGCAACCCCGATCGCCTAGATGCCTTCTGGAAGGAAGGAGCCGAACGCAACAAGCCTTACGACTCCATCTACACAATCGGCATGCGCGGCCAAGCGGATACGCCGATGTCCGAAACGGAGGACATCGGCTTGTTGGAAAAAATCGTGGACGCCCAGAGGGAAATCCTGACCGAAGTTTTCGATGACCGAGATATCTCGGAAGTCCCTCAGGTGTGGGCGCTCTACAAGGAAGTACAAGGGTACTACGAAAGCGGCATGCGAGTGCCAGACGACGTCATACTCCTTTGGTGCGACGACAATTGGGGCAATATTCGCCGACTTCCTACTCCAGAAGAACGTAAGCGCGTTGGCGGAGCTGGCGTGTATTACCATTTCGACTACGTGGGTGGACCACGCTCCTACCGGTGGACCAACGTCACCCAACTCGCCAAGGTTTGGGAGCAGATGAACTTGGCCGACAAGTACGATGCCAATAAGATTTGGCTGACCAACGTGGGAGACCTCAAGCCCCAGGAGTTGCCCATCACCTACTTTCTCGATCTCGCCTGGGATATCGACGATTGGCCGAAGGAGCGCATCCCCGAATACGGGAAGCTTTTTGCCGAAAGCGCCTTCGGACCGGAACATACGGAAGCAATAGCAGAGCTGCTCACCGCCTACACCAGGCACAACGCCCGCCGCAAACCCGAACTGCAAGACGCCACGACCTACAGCCTCCTAAACTACCGCGAAGCAGAACGTATCGAAACTGAACTGGCCCAAATGGTGGCGAAAGCCGAAGCCCTCTACGCAGCGACTCCAGAGGAACGAAAGTCAGCCTTTTTCCAGCTCGTGTACTATCCGGTCAAGGCTTCAGCTGCCATCACTCAGATGTACATCGCGCAAGCCAAGAACCATCTTTACGCAGCCCAAGGCAGGTCGGTCACCAACGAATACGCAAAGCTTACGGAAAAGTATTTCGACTTGAACAAGGAGCTGGAGGATCTTTTCCACGGGGACGCGACCGGTGGCAAATGGAACCACATGATGTCGCAACCACGTATTGGATACACCTACTGGAACAATCCACCTGCCGATATGATGCCCGCGATCATGCTCAACCGTCCTGCAGCCGTCGCTGACATGGGCGTCGCAGTCGAGGGCATGACAGCTGCTTGGCCCGCCGAAGGCAACTACTACGCGCTGCCAGACTTTCATCGCTACGGACAAGACGAACGGCTTATAGAAGTATTCAACAGAGGAACCGTACCTTTCGACTTCCAGGCTACTGCATCGGAGAACTGGATAAAGCTGAGCAAAACCTCCGGAACAATAAAAAACCAGGAACAGGTTAGCGTATCCATTGATTGGAAACAAGTTCCTGAAGGAACGCATCGCGGCAGTATCCTAGTCCGCGGTACCGGTTGGGGAGGTGCTCGCATCGCCGTTACCGCTCACCAACCAAAGTCAAACGACCTAAAGGGCTTCCTAGAGGCGGACGGATACGTATCCATCGACGCGGCGAATTACAGTTCCAAGCGCGATGTAGACGGCTTGTCTTGGGAAGTTATTCCGAACCTCGGCCGCACGAATAGCTCCATTTCCGTTTACCCAATCGGCGATAGAAGTTTCGAGAATCCAGCCGATGCTCCATTTGTTGAATACGACTTAACCTTGTTCAGCAGCGGAACGGTTTCAGTGGAAACGCTCTGGAACCCAACGTGGCCAATCGCTCCAGACCGTGGACTGCGCTTTGCCATAGCCTTCGACGACGAAACACCGCAAATCGTCGACCTTCACGCAGACCGGGCACACAGCCTCTGGCAAGAATCCGTGCGTACAGCCGTTCGGCCTGCCACAACGAGCCACGAGATTGAGACGGCCGGCCACCACACGCTTCGCATCTACATGGTCGACCCGGCTACCACCTTGCAGAAAATCATCGTCAATACGGGCGGTCTCGGCGACAGCTACCTAGGCCCCGAACAGAGCCTGTTGGCACCTTAGCGCGAGACGTATCGCCTTCGATCAGCTTGACTAAATACCGCATCTTCATCCTCTTTCTCGGAGGATGAAGATCGTTGCCAAGAGAGATCTCAAAGCTTCGCCCCAGGAGCTTTGGGCCATCGTCGCTCAACCTGGCAACATGCCCGCTTGGAATCCCAAATGCGTCCGAGCAAGCGAGACGCCCACCATCAACGCTGGCGAGACGTTCACTGCACTCTACGAGATGAAAGGGCAACAGCACGAGGCCGTAGGCGATATTCTCCGAAGCGAAACCAATCGCGAAATCACATTCCGCTACAACCTGAAAGATAGCGCAGGTACGGGTACGATAATCGAAACGCTAAGCTTCGCTCCCAAGACCGATAGCATCACGCGCGTCTCGCACAGTGTCGACTTCAGCAAATCGAACCTCCCCTTTTGGGTTAAGCTACTGATCGGCCTCATCGGCAGGTTTGGGCGCAACGTAGGCGCAGAACCTCTGCAGGGCGTTCAAGACCTGCTGGGCACCGTCAACAAAAGCTAGGTTCTCATCCCTCGGAGCGAATCGACTCCATGGGGGACTGCTTTGCGATGCCAAGACTGTTAAGCATTCCGGTCACAAGGGTCATCACCGCCACGATTCCTACGGTCGCCAAAGTCGCGCCCCAAGGTATGTAAAGCTCGACCTTCAGGGCATACTTGGTGACCGCCCACCCCGAGGCCAGCGATAGACCCACTCCTGCAATGCCGGCTATGATTCCAACCAGAGCATACTCAACTCCCATAATCCCCCGTATTTGCTTTGCGGATGCGCCGATCGTCCTCAACAAAGCGCTTTCCCGAGCCCTCTGGTAACGGCTTGTGATCACAGACGCCATCAAGGCGATCAAACCGGTGACGATCGTGAAAGATGCCATAAAGCGGATCACGAAACTGATCTTGTCGAAAATCTCCCTCAAGCTTTCCAGTACCATGGTCAAGTTTACGGCGGACACGTTTGGGTACTGCTTCACGACCGTGGATTGAAGCGCGACCATCGTTTCCTTGTTTGACGCGTGAGCCGCCGTTACGAAAAATGCGGGGGCTGCCTCCAGCACTCCAGCGGGAAACACCACGAAAAAATTCGGTTTCATCTCTCGCCAATCCACTTTTCGGATACTGGTAACTTCCGTCTCGATTGGCAGCCCCTGCACGTCCCAAACGATACGGTCACCAAGCTTCAGCTTCAGGGCTTCGACCACACGCTGCTCGACCGAAACCGGGATCGGCGAATCGGAATCGAGCGAAGCGGTCGGCGTAAACTCACCGCTGAGCAGTTCCTCGTCGTCTCGGATGTAGTCTCGATAGGTAGATCGGTATTCCCGGCGAGCGGCCCAGCGTTCGATGTCTAAATTTCGGTCATCGATCAGTTCCTCCGCCGTTCTCCCATTCAGGCTTTGCAAGCGCATCGTCACGATCGGAGCCGGGCGGATAGCGTCGACTTGCAATTCTTCGATCACCTTTTCGACCCCCTCCACTTGGTCGGGCTGGATGTCGAACAAAATCACGTTTGGTTGTCCCTCATTGTCCGCCAGCTCTCCTTGCCGCAACATACTCTGCTCGCTGATATAGATCGTGTAAATCAGGAAGGCGCCCATTCCCAAGGTGACCACCAGCATCGTCGTACGGTTGTTGGGCCGGTGCAGATTGGACAAACCTTGGCGCCAAACGTACGGCAGCCCAGCGACACTGATTCGCTTGAGAGCGAAACGCAGCAACCAGCCAATACCTGCCAGCAGCAACATCGCCGCCAGTATGCCACCGAAAAAGCCGGCCGCTTGGGCAAGCGTCTGGGTCTGCGTCACCGTGAACACGGCAGTCAGAACCAGCAGGGCGAACAACACCAGCAAGAATGCTAGGTCTCGCCATGCCCTTCCGCGGGCTTCGACCGAGGCCCGAATCGCTCGCAATGGGGATACGCGACGTAGGGGCAGCAATGGCAAAAAGGCGAACAAGCTGGTGAACAACCAACCGAAGAGAAGGCTCAGAAAGATGCTGTTCCAGGAAAGCTCTACTTGAAGTTCGAGCGGCAAGAAACTCTTCATTAACTCTGGGAGAAACGATTGTATTGAGACCCCTAAGACAGCTCCGCTCACGCAACCGATAAATCCGACCAAGGAAATTTGGATACAATAGATCAACATCGCCTGGCGAGTGCTCGCCCCCAGACAACGCAAAATCGCCACCGAATCTGTTTTGGCTTTGAGGTAAACCTGTACCGCGCCCGCTATGGCGACTCCCCCCAACAAGAGCGCGACAAATCCGACCATGCTCAAGAAGCTGTTCATGCCGTCTAAAGTGCGACCCACCCTGCGACGCTGGTCAGCCACTGTATCCACATCGACATCCATGGCCTCCAACTCATCCTTGAGCCCCTTGAGAACCTCCAAGCTCGGTTCAGCCATTAGCTCGTCGAACTTCTGGTACGCGAAATAGTGGAGCCGACTTCCGTATTGTGACAAGCCAGTCGCTTCGAAAAAGGACATCGGAATGAGGACGCGAGGAGCGAAGGATCCGGTAAACGAACCTTCACCCGGGATGCGGAGCACTTCGCCGATAATCTTGAATTCCTGTTCGCCGATCTTGATCGGATCTCCCACCTTCAGATCGAACTGCAGCATCAAGCTCTCCTCCAGCAAGGCAACCGGCTCCTCGCTATCCGCCACGCGCAGTCCCGCTGGAGTTGTATCCAATTTTCCATACCAAGGAAACGCGCCCTCCATGGCGTGAGCTCTCACGATGCGCGTGTCATCCTTGGTGGGAAAATAGGCCATCGTCGCGAATTTAATTTCCCGAGCGATGGCTTCCGCTGGAACCATGGAAATCAAGGCTTCTGCCTTCTCGCTAAATGGCACGTTCGCATCGTACTCCACGTCAGCCCCAAGGAGGCTGCGCGACTGCCGATCCATCTCGCTTTCCAAGTTCGCGCGGAAGGAGTTGATCGCTACCAGGGCCGCGACTCCAGCGACCACAGCCAGGGCGAAGAGCCCGAGTTGTCTCTTCGCTCGACGCATGTCGCGCCAAGCCATAAGAAAGATCCAAGCTTTAGAGGCCTGCTTCATAACGCTTCCAGTCTTTTGCGCTCACGCTCACCTCTCGACCTCCTGGAGACGACCGCGATCGATTTTCAGCAAACGATCCGTCGTCTTCGCCAACTCGAGGTCGTGGGTCACCAGTACCAAGGTGGTGCCCGCTGTTTTGTTCAAGTCGAAGAGCAAGTCTACGATCGGCAGACTCGTTTCAGAGTCTAGATTGCCCGTCGGCTCGTCTGCGAACAGGATTCGCGGACGGTTTACGAAGGCCCGAGCCAAGGCGACACGTTGCTGCTCGCCTCCCGAAAGCTGGATGGGGTAGTGCGAGGTTCGCTCCTTCAGCCCGACCTTTTCCAGCAACGATTCCGCCCGCTTGCGGGCTCCCCTCTCGCCCCGCAGTTCCAGCGGCACCATCACGTTCTCCAAAGCGGTCAGAGTCGGCATCAGCTGGAAGTTCTGGAAAACGAAGCCAACGCTCTCGTTCCGCACAGCCGCTCTTTCGTCCTCGCTCATTTCAGAGATGTCGCGACCGCACAAGGAAACCGTACCGCTGCTAGGCCGGTCCAGTCCCGCGCAAATCCCCAGCAAGGTCGTCTTGCCGCTGCCGGAAGGCCCAATGATCGAAACGGTTTCGCCCTCTCGCACCTGGAACGAAATATCTTTCAACACCTCCAAGTCTTCGTGCCCGCTATGGTAGGCCTTTTTCACCTCGCTCAGCTCTAACACCGATAGGGATTCGCTAGATTCCGTCATGCGCTCCAACCCAATATTCGTATCTTGTAACATGCAACTGCTTACGCTCTTCTCAACTGATATGAAGCCAACGCGTCTCGCCCTGCATTTGATTGCCGCCTATGCACTGCTCGCCCTTACAAATTTTGCCCATGCCGACTCGACTTCCAAACGCATCCTGTTTTTGGGCGACAGCTTGACGGCTGGCTACGGCATCGATCAACGCGAAGCCTATCCAGCTCTCATAGGAGCGAAACTGAAAGCGTCAGGCCTCGACTACGATGTGAGCCCGGCGGGCCTGAGCGGAGAAACGAGCGCCGGAGGCCTGCGTCGCGTGGGCTGGGTCATGCAAAAACCTGCCGATATCCTGGTGCTTGCCCTCGGAGCCAACGACGGTCTGCGCGGTATCAAGCTCTCGGATACCAAAAAGAACCTGCAGGGGATCATCGACTTCGCGAAAAAGAAGAATCCGGACATTCATATCGTGATCGCCGGAATGCAAATGCCTCCCAATCTCGGGGAGGCCTACACCTCCGAGTTTCGCGAGATGTACCCATCTTTGGCTCACGAGAATGAGGCGACCTTGATCCCATTTCTCTTAGAGGGAGTCGCTGGCGACCCCGAGCTCAACATCGCCGACGGAATCCACCCTAACCCGGCTGGACACGAAATCGTGGCGGAGACGGTGTGGAAAGCCCTTGAGCCGCTGCTGAAATAGAACCTAGCGCTAAACCGAGCGTAGCGACAACCCTCACTTTATCCAGCGTCAGCACTCCAGGTTCGACTATCCATAGTCTCTGGCTTAAGCCCAGCGATACAGTCGGGATGGATCGTTACACTCCCAACTCCTTTAAATCCTTCGCCGACAATCCGCCCATCTTGCAGACCGCCTTGAAATGAGCCTTCTCCACCGGCTGGATTGATAGCCTTTGCCCGCGTTTCACCACCAGCATGTCTTCGAGCTCCGGGGCTTCCTTGAGCTCCTTCAGGGTCACGAGACGCTTGAAAGGCTTGCCGTACTTGAAATCGACCATCAGCCAACGAGGGTTCTCCTTGGTCGACTTGGCATCATAGTAGTTGGATTTTGGATCAAATTGGGTGTGGTCCGGGTACGCCTTCTCGCTGGCAACCGTAGCCAGCCCCACGGCGCCGACATTTGCTCCCGCGTTGGAATGGTAGAAAATCGCGACGTCGCCCTGCCGCATCTCGTCGCGCATAAAGTTGCGAGCTTGGTAGTTGCGAATCCCGTCCCAAGGCTCGGTTTGCCCCTTGCACTTCTCCAAATCATCGAAGCCGAAAACGTCCGGTTCGCTTTTTATGAGCCAAAATTTCTTCGCCATGCCCCATGCCTGCGCGGGACAGAGGCCTGTCTCAAGAACAATTCGTCCAGCCAGCTCAACGAGATCGAAATCGCCCACCCGCTCGCCATCGACAAGCGACGGCAGGAAATCTGCTTTGGCGCGCTGAAACATAGTCTTGATTAGAAGGTCATTCGACGGTGTCCTTCTCAGCTTCCGTTGGGCAAGCCTCAGCGGCTTGGCCTGAATCCCATACAAAATTACCGAAAATCCATATGAGCAGCTGGTCTGAACGCGTCAGAAACGAAGTTGGAAAAGCAATCCTCGGACAGGAAGTCGTTGTCGAACGAATGCTTGTCGCCCTCCTCGCCGACGGGCATGTCCTGTTGGAGGGGATGCCCGGGCTCGCCAAGACGCTCCTCATTAAAAGTCTCGGCACCGCGCTCGGCCTGCAGTTCGAACGAGTCCAGTTCACTCCGGACCTGCTCCCCAGCGACGTGATCGGGACCATGATTTTCCAAGCTCAATCCGGCCAATTCGAGCCGCACAAGGGCCCCATCTTCGCCAACCTGGTGCTGGCCGACGAAATTAACCGCGCCCCTGCCAAGGTACAAAGCGCCCTGCTCGAGGCCATGCAGGAAAAGCAAGTCACCCTCGGCCCCACCTCCCACAAGCTCCCGCGCCCGTTCTTCGTCATGGCCACCCAAAACCCGGTCGAGCAAGAAGGCACCTATCCGCTGCCGGAAGCCCAGCGCGACCGCTTCCTCTTCAAGCTGCTGGTAGACTACCCCAGCCAAGAGGACGAGTTCGAGATGATGCGCCGCTGGGGCCAAGTCACGGAAAAGCCCGAACTCCAGCCGGTCGCCTCCGGCGAGGAGCTGCTCGCCTTGCGCGCCGAAGTGGACGGCGTGCACGTCTCGGAAGACATCCAAGCCTACATTCTCGAGCTCGTGCGGGCCACTCGCGAGATGCCTAAAGCCACCAAGCCCGAAGACCGGCTTCTCTCCTACGGCGCCTCGCCTCGAGCCTCCATCAGCCTCTACCAGGCTAGCCGCGCCCTCGCTTGGCTGCGCGGCATGGACCACGTCTCGCCCGCAGTCGTAAAGGACATATTCTTCGACGCCATGCGCCACCGCGTGGGACTGAGCTACGAAGCGGAAGCCGAGGAAATCACCGCCGACCAAGTGTTGCTGAAAATCCTAGACAAGACCGCCATCCCCAGCCGAGCCGGCATGATCTAAGTTCTTGGATACGATTTAACCATTCGCTCGAGCAATCGCTCCGGCGAAATCCACGCTCCCACCCATGCCAACTCCCGAAGAGAAGCCTAGCTCCCAAGCCAACCTTTCCGCAACCGTCGCCATGTTGCGACGCTTGGAATGGCGGGCTCGTCTCGTGGTGCAGAGCGCCCTCGGCGGAGAATACAAGTCCTCCTTCCGCGGCAAAGGCATGGAGTTCGACCAAGTCGTGAAGTACGAGTTTGGCGACGACGTGCGGGACATCGACTGGAACGTAACCGCCAGACTTGGCGAGGCGTACCGCAAGAAGTTCATCGAAGAACGGGAAATCACCCTCCTACTCCTTTTTGAAGACACTCCCTCGCTGCAATTCGGATCCGGTAGCGTCACCAAGCGCCAAGCTCTGCTGGAGCTCGCGAGCCTTCTCATGCTGCTCAGCGCCGTGAATGGCGACCGAATTTCCCTGCTGCACGCAACTCCCCAGGGGTACACTCTCACCAAATCAGCCACCGGTCGCGGCCGTGTGATGCACACTGCCGCCAATCTGCTCGGGCACCCGGCCCCACCCATTCTCGACGGGCAAGAAGCAAAGATTCCTTGGAAGTACGTGCTCAAAGCGGCTCCGCGACACAGCATCTTCGTCTGGCTCGGCGACTTCCCCGGCCCCTCCCAACCGGATGTCTGGCCCGTTCTACGGCGACAGTACCAGCCGGTCGGATTTCGCATTTCGGATCCATGGGAGCTGGAGCTCCCAAAGTCCGGCAGCCAACCTGTCTACGACCCCACCACTGGCGAGCTCTATACCCTCAACGGTGGATCGAGCGCTCAGAGATCGGCCCATGAAAGCTGGAGCCAACAACGTGACAAGGCCTTCCAAAACCTATTCCCCAAAGACAGCGATCGGCTCAGCCTCACCGCTGGCGATGATGCGCTGGAGGCCGTGACCAACTTTTTCCATCAACGCATGAAACGTTTCGCCCGCGTATGATTGAGCTTTTGGATACAAAGTTTCAACTGGCCAGTCCCTACTGGCTTTTGGCCCTGCTGGTTTTGCCCGTTGTGGCTTGGCTGCGAGGTCGTCGGGCTGTATCCGCCATGATACTACCATTTTCCGGAGCCTGGCGCCGCCCAAGTTTCATTGGAGGCACGAAGCTAGCGACAACGCTCGTATTCCTCTCAGCGGTTGCCATGATTCTCGCTTTGGCCCGCCCCCAATCCGTGGCCACGGAACGCCATTCCAAGAGCCGCGGCTACGACATCATACTCGCAGTAGACCTTTCTGGATCCATGGAAGCGGAGGACTACTTCGTAAACCGCAAGCGCTCCAATCGCCTCCAAGCCGTCAAGCCCGTGCTCAGCGCCTTTATCAATCGTCGCGAAAACGACCGCATCGGTCTCATCGCCTTCGCCGGACGGGCCTACACCGCAGCGCCTTTGACCTTCGACCACAAATGGCTAGCCCGCCAAACGGAGCGGCTGCAGATCGGATTGATCGAGGACGGGACAGCCATCGGTGACGCGCTCGCCGTCGCCACCTCTCGCCTTCTGGAAGGGGCCAAAGAGCGCGCCGGCGAGCGAGAGGGCGCTTTTATCGTACTCCTCACCGACGGAGAAAACACTGCGGGAATGATGGAACCCATGGAGGGCGCTACCCTAGCCAAAGAGGCAGGCATTCGCGTCTACACAATCGCAGCGGGAAAAAATGGATACGTTCCCTTTCCTCGCCGCAACGAGCGTGGCGAACGCATCGGCACAACACAGCAGCTCCTCCGCGTCGACACCGAAACGCTGAAGAAGATTTCCGACTTTACCAGCGGCGAATTTTTCCGTGCCGAAGATTCGGATACAATCGATCAAGCGTTTCAGAAGATCGATGAATCAAGCACCATAGAATTCGAAGTGAGGCAGTATTCAACCATTACCGAGCTTTTTCCTTATCCGCTCTATGCAGCGGCAGCATTTGCCCTGCTGGGCCTCGTTGCCGGAGCGAATAAATTCAGGGAGGCCCTCGCATGAGTATCGATTGGGCACATGAAGAATACCTTTGGGGGCTCGCTTTTCCGATCCTCCTGCTGGCATGGAATTTGTTCCACCGCAGTCGGGCCTCTGCACGACGGAAGGGCGCCCAAGCCCAATGGGCGACCGCCGGTTTCGGCGGCATCAAGCAAGCGAGCCGAACCCGAGCTCGGCCGCCCAAGATCATGCTTTGCGCTTCTCTCGCGCTTCTCGTCGTATCCGTTGCGCAACCACGCTGGGGAACTGAGGAACAGCTTACCTTCGAACGCAGTCGCGAGGTCATTATCGCAATCGACCTATCGAAGAGCATGCTGGCGAATGACATTAAACCGAACCGCCTCGAACGCGCGAAACTCGTGGTGGAAGGAATGCTGGATACCTTGGAAGGCGAGAGCGTGGGCTTGATCGTATTCGCCGGGACCGCCTTTCTGCAAAGCCCCATGAGTCCCGACTATCAGATCCTGCGTGGCTTTCTCGACGACATAAACCCGAGCTTCATTCCGCAAGGCGGCACCAATTACACGGCGATGATGGAGACTGCGTTGGACTCGTTCGAGCAATCTGATGGTATGGCTGACCGCTTCCTTATTATCATCAGCGACGGCGAAAGCTTGGATTCCGGTTGGGAATCGAGAGCCCAAATGCTGAAGGAGCAAAACGTCCGTACTATCTGTCTCGGTTTCGGCACCAAAGAAGGTAGCCTCATTCCCGATGGATCCGGTGGCTACCTCAAGGATCCCCAAGGCGCCGTAGTGCTCAGCAAGCTCGAACCAGGAACCCTCACGCAAATTGCCCGCATCACGGGAGGGATCTACCGCGAAGCCAGCGTTTGGGTCGACCTCGCCCAAGTCGTCGAAGAAACTGTGGAAAAAGGCAAAGCGGCCCTCAAGGAACGAGAGCGGGAAGACGCAATGATCGAGCGCTTCCACTACTTCCTAGCCCCTGGCTTACTCCTCTTGTTGCTTTCAATTTATTGGGAGTTTCCCACCTTGCCGAAAGCTCGGACCATCAAACGAAAGGAGGCGACCGCATGAAACCTCGCATTATCGTTTCAACGACGACTCTGTTCGTTAGCTCAACCCTGTTTGGCGTCACCAGCTCGACTCCAGATTCCGAATACGAAAGCGGAGCTCCTGCGCGGCGTCCATCTCCCCCT
Coding sequences within:
- a CDS encoding AAA family ATPase — its product is MSSWSERVRNEVGKAILGQEVVVERMLVALLADGHVLLEGMPGLAKTLLIKSLGTALGLQFERVQFTPDLLPSDVIGTMIFQAQSGQFEPHKGPIFANLVLADEINRAPAKVQSALLEAMQEKQVTLGPTSHKLPRPFFVMATQNPVEQEGTYPLPEAQRDRFLFKLLVDYPSQEDEFEMMRRWGQVTEKPELQPVASGEELLALRAEVDGVHVSEDIQAYILELVRATREMPKATKPEDRLLSYGASPRASISLYQASRALAWLRGMDHVSPAVVKDIFFDAMRHRVGLSYEAEAEEITADQVLLKILDKTAIPSRAGMI
- a CDS encoding SRPBCC family protein — translated: MKIVAKRDLKASPQELWAIVAQPGNMPAWNPKCVRASETPTINAGETFTALYEMKGQQHEAVGDILRSETNREITFRYNLKDSAGTGTIIETLSFAPKTDSITRVSHSVDFSKSNLPFWVKLLIGLIGRFGRNVGAEPLQGVQDLLGTVNKS
- a CDS encoding glycosyl hydrolase 115 family protein, whose amino-acid sequence is MLNLPENISRSLRNGLICTLVFFAANVGYALGDASYVTRSKESSGLQLAAHGKLIDLYVDSEDHWGLVRAVGDLQADFEKVTGTQPKLEHSPSKLGKTAVIVGTIGKSALIDRLVSDGKIDISEVRGKWEAYHIELVDQPAKGLQKALVIAGSDMRGAIFGVYDLSEQIGVSPWHWWADVPATKSSTLWVKNGTRIQDAPKVQYRGIFLNDEAPALTGWVHENYGNYTHEFYVHVFELLLRLKSNFLWPAMWNNAFADDDEQNMILAHKYGIVMSTSHHEPMMRADKEWDRHGEGPWDYARNPDRLDAFWKEGAERNKPYDSIYTIGMRGQADTPMSETEDIGLLEKIVDAQREILTEVFDDRDISEVPQVWALYKEVQGYYESGMRVPDDVILLWCDDNWGNIRRLPTPEERKRVGGAGVYYHFDYVGGPRSYRWTNVTQLAKVWEQMNLADKYDANKIWLTNVGDLKPQELPITYFLDLAWDIDDWPKERIPEYGKLFAESAFGPEHTEAIAELLTAYTRHNARRKPELQDATTYSLLNYREAERIETELAQMVAKAEALYAATPEERKSAFFQLVYYPVKASAAITQMYIAQAKNHLYAAQGRSVTNEYAKLTEKYFDLNKELEDLFHGDATGGKWNHMMSQPRIGYTYWNNPPADMMPAIMLNRPAAVADMGVAVEGMTAAWPAEGNYYALPDFHRYGQDERLIEVFNRGTVPFDFQATASENWIKLSKTSGTIKNQEQVSVSIDWKQVPEGTHRGSILVRGTGWGGARIAVTAHQPKSNDLKGFLEADGYVSIDAANYSSKRDVDGLSWEVIPNLGRTNSSISVYPIGDRSFENPADAPFVEYDLTLFSSGTVSVETLWNPTWPIAPDRGLRFAIAFDDETPQIVDLHADRAHSLWQESVRTAVRPATTSHEIETAGHHTLRIYMVDPATTLQKIIVNTGGLGDSYLGPEQSLLAP
- a CDS encoding ABC transporter ATP-binding protein; the protein is MLQDTNIGLERMTESSESLSVLELSEVKKAYHSGHEDLEVLKDISFQVREGETVSIIGPSGSGKTTLLGICAGLDRPSSGTVSLCGRDISEMSEDERAAVRNESVGFVFQNFQLMPTLTALENVMVPLELRGERGARKRAESLLEKVGLKERTSHYPIQLSGGEQQRVALARAFVNRPRILFADEPTGNLDSETSLPIVDLLFDLNKTAGTTLVLVTHDLELAKTTDRLLKIDRGRLQEVER
- a CDS encoding EVE domain-containing protein; amino-acid sequence: MAKKFWLIKSEPDVFGFDDLEKCKGQTEPWDGIRNYQARNFMRDEMRQGDVAIFYHSNAGANVGAVGLATVASEKAYPDHTQFDPKSNYYDAKSTKENPRWLMVDFKYGKPFKRLVTLKELKEAPELEDMLVVKRGQRLSIQPVEKAHFKAVCKMGGLSAKDLKELGV
- a CDS encoding DUF58 domain-containing protein → MPTPEEKPSSQANLSATVAMLRRLEWRARLVVQSALGGEYKSSFRGKGMEFDQVVKYEFGDDVRDIDWNVTARLGEAYRKKFIEEREITLLLLFEDTPSLQFGSGSVTKRQALLELASLLMLLSAVNGDRISLLHATPQGYTLTKSATGRGRVMHTAANLLGHPAPPILDGQEAKIPWKYVLKAAPRHSIFVWLGDFPGPSQPDVWPVLRRQYQPVGFRISDPWELELPKSGSQPVYDPTTGELYTLNGGSSAQRSAHESWSQQRDKAFQNLFPKDSDRLSLTAGDDALEAVTNFFHQRMKRFARV
- a CDS encoding ABC transporter permease, whose translation is MKQASKAWIFLMAWRDMRRAKRQLGLFALAVVAGVAALVAINSFRANLESEMDRQSRSLLGADVEYDANVPFSEKAEALISMVPAEAIAREIKFATMAYFPTKDDTRIVRAHAMEGAFPWYGKLDTTPAGLRVADSEEPVALLEESLMLQFDLKVGDPIKIGEQEFKIIGEVLRIPGEGSFTGSFAPRVLIPMSFFEATGLSQYGSRLHYFAYQKFDELMAEPSLEVLKGLKDELEAMDVDVDTVADQRRRVGRTLDGMNSFLSMVGFVALLLGGVAIAGAVQVYLKAKTDSVAILRCLGASTRQAMLIYCIQISLVGFIGCVSGAVLGVSIQSFLPELMKSFLPLELQVELSWNSIFLSLLFGWLFTSLFAFLPLLPLRRVSPLRAIRASVEARGRAWRDLAFLLVLFALLVLTAVFTVTQTQTLAQAAGFFGGILAAMLLLAGIGWLLRFALKRISVAGLPYVWRQGLSNLHRPNNRTTMLVVTLGMGAFLIYTIYISEQSMLRQGELADNEGQPNVILFDIQPDQVEGVEKVIEELQVDAIRPAPIVTMRLQSLNGRTAEELIDDRNLDIERWAARREYRSTYRDYIRDDEELLSGEFTPTASLDSDSPIPVSVEQRVVEALKLKLGDRIVWDVQGLPIETEVTSIRKVDWREMKPNFFVVFPAGVLEAAPAFFVTAAHASNKETMVALQSTVVKQYPNVSAVNLTMVLESLREIFDKISFVIRFMASFTIVTGLIALMASVITSRYQRARESALLRTIGASAKQIRGIMGVEYALVGIIAGIAGVGLSLASGWAVTKYALKVELYIPWGATLATVGIVAVMTLVTGMLNSLGIAKQSPMESIRSEG
- a CDS encoding arylesterase, with the translated sequence MKPTRLALHLIAAYALLALTNFAHADSTSKRILFLGDSLTAGYGIDQREAYPALIGAKLKASGLDYDVSPAGLSGETSAGGLRRVGWVMQKPADILVLALGANDGLRGIKLSDTKKNLQGIIDFAKKKNPDIHIVIAGMQMPPNLGEAYTSEFREMYPSLAHENEATLIPFLLEGVAGDPELNIADGIHPNPAGHEIVAETVWKALEPLLK